The Aureispira anguillae genome contains a region encoding:
- the porU gene encoding type IX secretion system sortase PorU yields MLQTTLKALLLSLLISTNVYAQLITEPILIQWEEQPRQYKIAQDHILHYMYFEEASYDEANPQFPIYSKQIELTNYGELKARLVNEQYTPLVNTTHLDLSQIGDIKVETAVSFERRKPVGMIHFNPIRKNPTTGQYEKLVKADLQLNLLSKPSPYNSSRNARNFATTSKFADGQIYKIAVTNTGVQKLDYDFLKSIGIDVDNIDPRKIQLLGNGGKALPERMDVTIADDLVENHIFVAGEADGNFGQNDYILFYGVSTQNWEYNATATCAKFKHSINPYTNESYYFIKIASTNGLRMSNRASTGASSYTTDAYDALAHHEVDQTNLMEQEFALPPSGREWYGESFRITRTRDFKFDFKNRIESEPVAIQSDLAVRVFTPGTATLAANGRSMGPPINTAITTVYIYSDYAKRLTFPCTPTVLAGQDVEVQINLNHVSSAADMWLNYLSVQARCQLNFAGGQLPFRDSRSLGQNSATYQIANANNITLWDVSDPSHVVIQEYTGSNTISFGADASILREFVAFDNNQFYRPLDRGPVNNQNLHAITSPPDAVFVVHASLKAQAERLAAHRRTQDNMTVDVIDVADIYNEFAAGKPDVTAIRDFCRMLYERETPTHKFTHLLLFGIGSFDYKSIGENRTTENNPNLVPVYETQESMHPINTYTSDDYFALLDPQERMSTFSLLDIAVGRLPAADIKEATIFVDKIIDYETNPTVLKDWKNRLCFVADDGDSNLHFYDAEGIAIASGHEDSTYNIEKVYLDAYKQVSTSGGERYPDAKNSLLDILFKGSFIVNYLGHGGDDGWTQERVFTSNDINNLSNQNKLPLFITATCSFGPHDDPNTVSAGELLLLNPYGGAISILTTVRVVIASHNERLVKNTFNVIFEKKTNGQMPTTGEVLKMAKNKAAITPPVNSRKYALLGDPTMKLAYPKHTIRSTSINGRPITASSQDTIKALELVTISGEVVDDNGVKVDFDGTIYPTVFDKQDRLFTLGNDAGSFPDDFFLRKKIIFKGQASVKDGDFTFSFVVPKDINYTLGYGKLSYYAEDGSKMDAHGHYSKLVVGGSNPNAAVDNQGPEVLVYMNTEEFARGGITDNNPKLLVKLYDENGINTVGNSIGHDLTAKLTTPKQEVEEYILNDFYESTKDDYTRGTAIYPLKDLAPGLHTVKVKAWDVYNNPGEGSTEFVVAESADMALAHVLNYPNPFTTSTNFQFEHNFPYQSLEVQVQIYTVSGRLIKTIDHDVNAEANNGYRVDNIHWDGLDDYGDRIGKGVYIYKIFVQTEGAADKTKQSSEFQKLVILK; encoded by the coding sequence ATGCTTCAAACAACATTAAAGGCATTGCTCCTATCCTTATTAATTAGTACGAATGTTTATGCTCAACTTATTACTGAGCCCATTCTTATTCAATGGGAGGAACAACCTCGACAATACAAAATCGCTCAAGATCATATCCTACATTATATGTATTTTGAAGAGGCTAGTTACGATGAGGCTAATCCACAATTTCCTATTTATTCTAAACAAATCGAACTAACGAATTATGGCGAGCTGAAGGCTAGGTTGGTCAATGAGCAATATACACCGCTTGTGAATACAACCCATTTAGATTTGAGCCAGATTGGGGATATAAAGGTAGAAACTGCTGTTTCTTTTGAGCGCAGAAAGCCTGTTGGAATGATCCATTTTAATCCCATTCGAAAAAATCCGACCACGGGGCAATATGAAAAATTAGTGAAGGCAGATTTACAACTTAACCTCTTAAGCAAGCCTTCTCCTTATAATAGTTCTAGAAATGCCAGAAATTTTGCTACTACTTCTAAATTCGCTGATGGACAAATTTACAAAATTGCCGTCACCAATACTGGTGTACAAAAATTGGACTATGATTTCTTAAAAAGCATTGGTATTGATGTTGACAATATTGATCCTAGAAAAATTCAACTCTTAGGTAATGGTGGTAAAGCCTTGCCTGAACGAATGGATGTTACCATTGCCGATGATTTGGTCGAAAATCACATCTTTGTAGCGGGAGAAGCCGATGGCAATTTTGGACAAAATGACTATATCTTATTCTATGGTGTCAGCACTCAAAATTGGGAATATAATGCTACTGCAACCTGTGCTAAATTTAAACACAGCATCAATCCTTATACCAACGAAAGCTATTATTTTATAAAAATCGCTTCAACGAATGGGCTTCGCATGAGCAATCGAGCATCTACGGGTGCTTCTAGCTATACAACCGATGCTTATGATGCATTAGCCCACCACGAAGTCGATCAAACCAATTTGATGGAGCAGGAATTTGCACTCCCTCCTTCAGGAAGAGAATGGTATGGTGAATCCTTTAGAATTACTCGGACTAGGGACTTTAAATTTGATTTCAAAAATAGAATTGAAAGTGAACCAGTTGCTATCCAATCTGATTTAGCCGTTCGTGTATTTACTCCTGGAACCGCTACCCTAGCAGCCAATGGGCGCTCTATGGGGCCTCCTATTAACACAGCTATTACAACTGTTTATATTTATTCTGACTATGCCAAACGTTTAACCTTTCCTTGTACCCCCACTGTCTTAGCGGGTCAAGATGTTGAGGTGCAAATTAACCTTAATCATGTTAGTTCTGCTGCGGATATGTGGCTGAATTACCTATCGGTTCAAGCTCGTTGCCAATTAAATTTCGCTGGTGGTCAACTCCCTTTTAGAGATAGTCGTTCGCTTGGTCAAAACAGTGCGACTTATCAAATTGCCAACGCCAATAACATTACCTTATGGGATGTCAGTGATCCTAGTCATGTTGTGATTCAAGAATATACGGGCTCTAATACCATTAGTTTTGGTGCTGATGCTTCTATCCTTCGTGAATTTGTTGCTTTTGACAACAATCAATTTTATCGCCCATTGGATAGAGGACCTGTTAACAATCAAAACTTGCATGCCATTACTTCTCCTCCAGATGCTGTTTTTGTTGTTCACGCTAGCTTAAAAGCACAAGCAGAGCGTTTAGCTGCTCATCGACGTACACAAGATAATATGACTGTAGATGTCATTGATGTCGCTGATATTTATAATGAATTTGCTGCTGGAAAACCTGATGTTACCGCTATTCGTGATTTTTGTAGAATGCTTTATGAAAGAGAAACTCCAACGCACAAATTTACACATCTATTGCTCTTTGGTATTGGTTCTTTTGATTACAAATCGATTGGTGAAAATCGCACTACGGAGAACAACCCCAACTTGGTTCCTGTCTATGAAACCCAAGAGTCCATGCATCCCATCAACACCTATACTTCTGACGATTATTTTGCGTTGTTGGATCCCCAAGAAAGAATGTCTACCTTTAGCTTACTCGACATTGCTGTTGGAAGATTGCCTGCTGCTGATATAAAAGAAGCGACGATCTTTGTTGATAAAATCATAGATTACGAAACCAATCCTACTGTACTCAAAGACTGGAAAAACCGACTTTGTTTTGTAGCCGATGATGGAGACAGTAATTTACATTTTTACGATGCTGAGGGTATTGCAATCGCTTCTGGGCATGAAGATAGTACTTACAACATCGAAAAGGTCTATTTGGATGCCTACAAACAGGTGAGCACTTCTGGCGGAGAACGTTATCCCGATGCTAAAAACTCTCTTTTAGACATTCTTTTTAAAGGTAGTTTTATTGTGAATTATCTAGGGCATGGAGGAGATGACGGATGGACACAAGAACGAGTCTTTACGAGTAATGACATCAATAATTTATCGAACCAAAATAAGCTGCCACTATTTATTACTGCAACTTGCTCTTTTGGTCCTCACGATGACCCAAATACTGTTTCGGCAGGAGAACTATTGCTTTTAAATCCTTATGGTGGTGCTATTTCTATTTTAACAACGGTACGAGTTGTTATCGCTTCTCACAATGAACGTTTGGTGAAAAATACATTTAATGTCATTTTTGAAAAAAAGACCAATGGTCAAATGCCTACGACTGGCGAAGTTCTTAAAATGGCAAAAAATAAAGCAGCGATTACTCCTCCAGTCAATTCTAGAAAGTATGCACTGTTGGGAGATCCTACTATGAAATTAGCCTATCCCAAACACACCATCAGAAGCACGAGCATCAATGGTCGTCCTATTACTGCCAGCAGTCAAGATACCATCAAAGCTTTAGAATTGGTGACTATTTCGGGAGAAGTCGTAGACGACAATGGTGTTAAAGTAGATTTTGATGGTACCATCTACCCTACTGTTTTTGACAAACAAGATCGTCTGTTTACCTTAGGTAATGATGCGGGGAGCTTCCCTGATGATTTTTTCTTGCGCAAGAAAATTATATTCAAAGGGCAAGCAAGCGTCAAAGATGGAGACTTTACCTTCTCCTTTGTTGTTCCCAAAGATATTAACTACACCTTAGGCTATGGTAAGTTGTCTTATTATGCCGAAGATGGCAGCAAAATGGATGCTCATGGGCATTATAGTAAATTGGTTGTTGGCGGATCTAATCCTAATGCCGCTGTTGATAATCAGGGTCCTGAAGTGTTGGTTTACATGAATACAGAGGAGTTTGCAAGAGGAGGAATTACAGATAATAATCCTAAGTTATTGGTCAAATTATACGATGAAAATGGTATTAATACCGTTGGAAATAGCATTGGGCATGACTTGACGGCTAAGTTAACCACTCCTAAACAAGAGGTAGAAGAGTATATTCTTAATGATTTTTATGAATCTACCAAAGATGATTATACTAGAGGAACGGCTATCTATCCGCTAAAAGACCTTGCTCCTGGCTTGCATACTGTAAAAGTAAAGGCTTGGGATGTTTACAACAATCCGGGGGAGGGATCTACAGAGTTTGTCGTTGCAGAATCAGCAGATATGGCATTGGCGCATGTCCTCAACTATCCCAATCCATTTACCACCAGCACTAATTTTCAATTTGAACACAATTTCCCTTATCAATCGCTAGAGGTTCAGGTTCAAATATATACCGTTTCTGGACGACTAATAAAAACCATCGATCACGATGTTAATGCAGAAGCCAACAATGGCTATCGGGTGGATAACATTCATTGGGATGGTCTTGATGATTATGGCGATAGAATTGGCAAAGGCGTTTATATTTACAAGATTTTTGTACAAACAGAAGGGGCGGCTGACAAAACAAAACAAAGCAGTGAATTTCAAAAACTCGTCATTCTAAAATAA
- a CDS encoding PorP/SprF family type IX secretion system membrane protein, producing MKYKLLILLGMTLFSARLVAQDPVYSQFFAAPMQLNPALTGLVEAPVITLNYRNQWPNIPNAYSTYAVGISHYLPKANSGLGALVEADVAGGGIYSTYRVGLFYAYDIRFSKKFYIRAGIEANFVNSRLAWNKLVFLDQLNLATGAVDINGNANPTNEIQGSQSINYFDLGTGLLLNTPYFYGGISLKHLTAPKERFLKEYEDGSDELPLRYTIHIGSEIRLSKRNKLGNKAFLSPNAMFVKQQTFHQLNLGAYLRYGIFLGGIWFRHTFTNADAVIFMVGIQKGVFKLGYSYDWTVSKLGAESGGAHEISLTLNFENKKRKHRNRYNDCLEIFR from the coding sequence ATGAAATATAAACTTCTTATACTTTTGGGGATGACACTATTTTCTGCAAGATTAGTCGCACAAGATCCCGTTTATAGTCAGTTTTTTGCAGCACCAATGCAACTTAATCCCGCTTTGACTGGTTTGGTAGAAGCTCCTGTTATAACCTTAAACTATAGAAATCAATGGCCTAACATACCCAATGCTTATTCTACTTATGCGGTAGGTATTAGTCATTATCTTCCTAAAGCTAACAGTGGTTTAGGGGCTTTAGTGGAAGCGGATGTTGCGGGAGGAGGTATTTATTCAACTTATAGAGTTGGGTTATTTTATGCTTATGACATTCGCTTTTCAAAAAAGTTCTATATTCGTGCTGGAATAGAAGCCAATTTTGTCAATTCTCGCTTAGCGTGGAATAAGTTGGTGTTTTTGGATCAATTGAATTTAGCCACAGGAGCGGTTGACATCAATGGAAATGCAAACCCGACCAATGAGATACAGGGGAGTCAAAGTATTAATTATTTTGATTTAGGAACTGGATTGTTATTGAACACCCCCTATTTTTATGGTGGAATTTCTCTAAAGCATTTAACAGCACCTAAAGAACGATTCTTAAAAGAATACGAAGATGGTTCTGACGAATTGCCTTTGAGGTATACAATTCATATTGGAAGCGAAATTCGTTTGTCTAAACGCAATAAATTAGGAAATAAAGCGTTTTTATCTCCAAATGCTATGTTTGTTAAACAACAAACGTTTCATCAGTTAAATCTTGGTGCCTACCTTAGATATGGAATATTTTTAGGAGGAATTTGGTTTCGGCATACTTTTACAAATGCTGATGCCGTTATATTTATGGTAGGTATTCAAAAAGGTGTTTTCAAACTTGGGTACAGTTACGATTGGACTGTGTCTAAATTAGGAGCAGAATCAGGAGGAGCACATGAGATCTCTTTGACGCTGAACTTTGAAAATAAAAAACGAAAACATCGAAATAGATACAATGATTGCCTAGAAATATTTAGGTAA
- the porU gene encoding type IX secretion system sortase PorU — MLQTTLKALLLSLLISTNVYAQLITEPILIQWEEQPRQYKIAQDHILHYMYFEEASYDEANPQFPIYSKQIELTNYGELKARLVNEQYTPLVNTTHLDLSQIGDIKVETAVSFERRKPVGMIHFNPIRKNPTTGQYEKLVKADLQLNLLSKPSPYNSSRNARNFATTSKFADGQIYKIAVTNTGVQKLNYDFLKSIGIDVDNIDPRKIQLLGNGGKALPERMDVTIADDLVENHIFVAGEADGNFGQNDYILFYGVSTQNWEYNTTATCAKFKHSINPYTNESYYFIKIASTNGLRMSNRASTGASSYTTDAYDALAHHEVDQTNLMEEESALPPSGREWYGESFRITRTRDFKFDFKNRIESEPVAIQSDLAVRVFTPGTATLAANGRSMGPPINAVTTSVDPYVAYAKRLTFPCTPTVLAGQDVEVQINLNHVSSAADMWLNYLSVQARCQLNFAGGQLPFRDSRSLGQNSATYQIANANNITLWDVSDPSHVVIQEYTGSNTISFGADASILREFVAFDNNQFYRPLDRGPVNNQNLHAITSPPDAVFVVHASLKAQAERLAAHRRTQDNMTVDVIDVADIYNEFAAGKPDVTAIRDFCRMLYERETPTHKFTHLLLFGIGSFDYKSIGENRTTENSPNLVPVYETQESMHPINTYTSDDYFALLDPQERMSTFSLLDIAVGRLPAADIKEATIFVDKIIDYETNPTVLKDWKNRLCFVADDGDSNLHFYDAEGIAITSGHEDSTYNIEKVYLDAYKQVSTSGGERYPDAKNSLLDILFKGSFIVNYLGHGGDDGWAQERVFTSRDIRNLSNQNKLPLFITATCSFGPHDDPNIVSAGELLLLNPYGGAISILTTVRVVIASHNERLVKNTFNVIFEKKANGQMPTTGEVLKMAKNKAAISPPLNSRKYALLGDPTMKLAYPKYTIRSTSINGRPITANSQDTIKALEFVTISGEVVDDNGVKVDFDGTIYPTVFDKQDRLFTLGNDRESTPDDFFLRKKIIFKGQASVEDGDFTFSFVVPKDINYTLGYGKLSYYAEDGSKMDAHGHYSKLVVGGSNPNPAVDNQGPEVLVYMNTEEFARGGITDNNPKLLVKLYDENGINTVGNSIGHDLTAKLTTPKQEVEEYILNDFYEATKDDYTRGTAIYPLKDLAPGLHTVKVKAWDVYNNPGEGSTEFVVAESADMALAHVLNYPNPFTTSTNFQFEHNFPYQSLEVQVQIYTISGRLIKTIDHDVNAEANNGYRVDGIHWDGLDDYGDRIGKGVYIYKIFVQTEGAADKTKQSSEFQKLVILK, encoded by the coding sequence ATGCTTCAAACAACATTAAAGGCATTGCTCCTATCCTTATTAATTAGTACGAATGTTTATGCTCAACTTATTACTGAGCCCATTCTTATTCAATGGGAGGAACAACCTCGACAATACAAAATCGCTCAAGATCATATCCTACATTATATGTATTTTGAAGAGGCTAGTTACGATGAGGCTAATCCACAATTTCCTATTTATTCTAAACAAATCGAACTAACGAATTATGGCGAGCTGAAGGCTAGGTTGGTCAATGAGCAATATACACCGCTTGTGAATACAACCCATTTAGATTTGAGCCAGATTGGGGATATAAAGGTAGAAACTGCTGTTTCTTTTGAGCGTAGAAAGCCTGTTGGAATGATCCATTTTAATCCCATTCGAAAAAATCCAACCACGGGGCAATATGAAAAACTAGTGAAGGCAGATTTACAACTTAATCTCTTAAGCAAGCCTTCTCCTTATAATAGTTCTAGAAATGCTAGAAATTTTGCTACTACTTCTAAATTCGCTGATGGACAAATTTACAAAATTGCCGTCACCAATACTGGCGTACAAAAATTGAACTATGATTTCTTAAAAAGCATTGGTATTGATGTTGACAATATTGATCCTAGAAAAATTCAACTCTTAGGTAATGGTGGCAAAGCCTTGCCTGAACGAATGGATGTTACCATTGCCGATGATTTGGTCGAAAATCACATCTTTGTAGCAGGAGAAGCCGATGGCAATTTTGGACAAAATGACTATATCTTATTCTATGGTGTCAGCACTCAAAATTGGGAATATAATACTACTGCAACCTGTGCTAAATTTAAACACAGCATCAATCCTTATACCAACGAAAGCTATTATTTTATAAAAATCGCTTCAACGAACGGGCTTCGCATGAGCAATCGAGCATCTACGGGTGCTTCTAGCTATACAACCGATGCTTATGATGCATTAGCCCACCACGAAGTCGATCAAACCAATTTGATGGAGGAGGAATCTGCACTCCCTCCTTCAGGTCGAGAATGGTATGGTGAATCCTTTAGAATTACTCGGACTAGGGACTTTAAGTTTGATTTCAAAAATAGAATTGAAAGTGAACCAGTTGCTATCCAATCCGATTTAGCCGTTCGTGTATTTACTCCTGGAACTGCTACTCTAGCAGCCAATGGGCGCTCTATGGGGCCTCCGATCAATGCTGTTACGACCAGTGTTGACCCCTATGTTGCTTATGCCAAACGTTTAACCTTTCCTTGTACCCCCACTGTCTTAGCGGGTCAAGATGTTGAGGTGCAAATTAACCTTAATCATGTTAGTTCTGCTGCGGATATGTGGCTGAATTACCTATCGGTTCAAGCTCGTTGCCAATTAAATTTCGCTGGCGGTCAACTCCCTTTTAGAGATAGTCGTTCGCTTGGTCAAAACAGTGCGACTTATCAAATTGCCAACGCCAATAACATTACCTTATGGGATGTCAGTGATCCTAGTCATGTTGTGATCCAAGAATATACGGGCTCTAATACCATTAGTTTTGGTGCTGATGCTTCTATCCTTCGTGAATTTGTTGCTTTTGACAACAATCAATTTTATCGCCCATTGGATAGAGGACCTGTTAACAATCAAAACTTACATGCCATTACTTCTCCTCCAGATGCTGTTTTTGTTGTTCACGCTAGCTTAAAAGCACAAGCAGAGCGTTTAGCTGCTCATCGACGTACACAAGATAATATGACTGTAGATGTCATTGATGTCGCTGATATTTATAATGAATTTGCTGCTGGAAAACCTGATGTTACCGCTATTCGTGATTTTTGTAGAATGCTTTATGAAAGAGAAACTCCAACGCACAAATTTACACATCTATTGCTCTTTGGTATTGGTTCTTTTGATTACAAATCGATTGGTGAAAATCGCACTACGGAGAACAGTCCCAACTTGGTTCCTGTCTATGAAACCCAAGAGTCCATGCATCCCATCAATACCTATACTTCTGACGATTATTTTGCGTTGTTGGATCCCCAAGAAAGAATGTCTACCTTTAGCTTACTCGACATTGCTGTTGGAAGATTGCCTGCTGCTGATATAAAAGAAGCGACTATCTTTGTTGATAAAATAATAGATTACGAAACCAATCCTACTGTACTCAAAGACTGGAAAAACCGACTTTGTTTTGTAGCCGATGATGGAGACAGTAATTTACATTTTTACGATGCTGAGGGTATTGCAATCACTTCTGGGCATGAAGATAGTACTTACAACATCGAAAAGGTCTATTTGGATGCCTACAAACAGGTGAGCACTTCTGGCGGAGAACGTTATCCCGATGCTAAAAATTCTCTTTTAGACATTCTTTTTAAAGGTAGTTTTATTGTGAATTATCTAGGGCATGGAGGAGATGATGGATGGGCACAAGAACGAGTCTTTACAAGTCGAGATATTCGTAATCTATCGAACCAAAATAAGTTGCCACTATTTATTACTGCAACTTGCTCTTTTGGTCCTCACGATGACCCCAATATTGTTTCGGCAGGAGAACTATTGCTTTTAAATCCTTATGGTGGTGCCATTTCTATTTTAACAACAGTACGGGTTGTTATCGCCTCTCACAATGAACGTTTGGTGAAAAATACATTTAATGTCATTTTTGAAAAAAAGGCCAATGGTCAAATGCCTACGACTGGCGAAGTTCTTAAAATGGCAAAAAATAAAGCAGCAATTTCTCCTCCACTCAATTCTAGAAAGTATGCACTGTTGGGAGATCCTACTATGAAATTAGCCTATCCTAAATACACCATCAGAAGCACGAGCATCAATGGTCGTCCTATTACAGCCAATAGCCAAGATACCATCAAAGCTTTAGAATTCGTGACTATTTCTGGAGAAGTCGTAGACGACAATGGCGTTAAAGTAGATTTTGACGGCACCATTTACCCTACTGTTTTTGACAAACAAGATCGTCTGTTTACCTTAGGTAATGATAGAGAGAGTACCCCTGATGATTTTTTCTTGCGCAAGAAAATTATATTCAAAGGACAAGCAAGCGTCGAAGATGGAGACTTTACCTTCTCCTTCGTTGTTCCCAAAGATATTAACTACACCTTAGGCTATGGTAAGTTGTCTTATTATGCCGAAGATGGCAGCAAAATGGATGCTCATGGACATTATAGTAAATTGGTTGTTGGTGGATCTAACCCTAATCCCGCTGTTGATAATCAGGGTCCTGAAGTATTGGTTTATATGAATACAGAGGAGTTTGCAAGAGGAGGAATTACAGATAATAATCCTAAGTTATTGGTCAAATTATACGATGAAAATGGTATTAATACCGTTGGAAATAGCATTGGGCATGACTTGACGGCTAAGTTAACCACTCCTAAACAGGAGGTAGAAGAGTATATTCTTAATGATTTTTATGAAGCTACTAAAGATGATTATACTAGAGGAACGGCTATTTATCCGCTAAAAGACCTTGCTCCTGGCTTGCATACCGTAAAAGTAAAGGCTTGGGATGTTTACAACAATCCAGGGGAGGGATCTACAGAGTTTGTCGTTGCAGAATCAGCAGATATGGCATTAGCGCACGTCCTCAACTATCCCAATCCATTTACCACCAGCACTAATTTTCAATTTGAACACAACTTCCCTTATCAATCGCTAGAGGTTCAAGTTCAAATATATACCATTTCTGGGCGGCTAATAAAAACCATCGATCATGATGTTAATGCAGAAGCCAACAATGGCTATCGGGTGGATGGCATTCATTGGGATGGTCTTGATGATTATGGCGATAGAATTGGCAAAGGCGTTTATATTTACAAGATTTTTGTACAAACAGAAGGGGCTGCTGACAAAACAAAACAAAGCAGCGAATTTCAAAAACTCGTCATTCTAAAATAG
- a CDS encoding SUMF1/EgtB/PvdO family nonheme iron enzyme, giving the protein MKKIFLLGLLGMLVAMSSCKKEERSSTTGWAYNSQEWGGFEKPMDYQGQATGPNLVFIEGGTFNMGQTEEDVMKDYRGIPRRVTVSSFYMDETEVSNIDYLEYLFWLNRVHSSMPQLHRKALPDTLVWLEELSYNEPYVETYLRHPAYMDYPLVGVSWLQAQEYCKWRTDRVNEMILIETGKISADMEGQQGANNFVTDSYLAGLYEAEPGEKPMVAASTGEERPVKFEDGIILPDYRLPSEAEWEYAALALVGNQAYARDERISDRRIYPWDGTTVRYPQHGKYQGMIVANFKRGRGDYMGMAGALNDNASITAPVRSYVPNDYGLYNMAGNVNEWVQDVYRPMTSTTLRDVETQDLNPYRGNVFMEVELDADGKPQLDNDSIAPGRLKYKELDADEIATRRNFQFSNVINHLDGDAQSEATYEYGKHSLVSDKSRVYKGGAWNDRAYWMSPGTRRFLEEDKSSAYLGFRCAMTRTGSPKGNGAPGGNQIRTTKRQTKRRY; this is encoded by the coding sequence ATGAAGAAAATATTTTTATTAGGACTGCTTGGTATGTTGGTAGCAATGTCTTCTTGTAAGAAGGAAGAACGCTCTAGTACTACAGGGTGGGCGTACAATTCCCAAGAATGGGGAGGTTTTGAAAAGCCCATGGACTATCAAGGTCAAGCAACTGGTCCGAACCTTGTTTTTATTGAAGGGGGTACCTTCAATATGGGGCAAACAGAAGAGGACGTTATGAAAGATTACCGTGGGATTCCTCGTCGTGTAACGGTATCTTCTTTTTATATGGATGAAACGGAAGTTTCTAATATAGATTATTTAGAATATTTGTTTTGGTTGAATCGGGTACATTCTTCTATGCCTCAATTGCATAGAAAAGCATTGCCTGATACATTGGTTTGGTTAGAAGAACTTTCTTATAACGAGCCTTACGTTGAAACTTATTTGCGTCACCCTGCCTACATGGATTATCCATTGGTTGGTGTTTCTTGGTTGCAAGCTCAAGAATATTGCAAATGGAGAACGGACCGTGTTAATGAAATGATTCTTATTGAAACGGGCAAGATTAGTGCTGATATGGAAGGACAGCAAGGTGCTAACAATTTTGTTACAGATTCTTACCTAGCAGGTTTGTATGAAGCTGAACCAGGAGAAAAACCAATGGTGGCTGCTTCTACTGGCGAAGAGCGTCCTGTAAAGTTTGAAGATGGTATTATCTTACCTGACTACCGTTTGCCTTCGGAAGCAGAGTGGGAATATGCAGCTTTGGCTTTAGTGGGGAATCAAGCTTATGCTAGAGATGAACGTATTTCTGATCGTAGAATTTATCCTTGGGATGGTACTACTGTACGTTATCCTCAACATGGAAAATACCAAGGTATGATTGTTGCTAACTTTAAGCGTGGACGTGGTGACTATATGGGGATGGCTGGTGCATTAAATGATAATGCATCTATTACTGCTCCTGTTCGTTCTTATGTGCCTAACGATTATGGTTTGTATAATATGGCTGGTAATGTTAACGAATGGGTACAAGATGTTTATCGTCCTATGACAAGTACTACATTAAGAGATGTTGAAACGCAGGATTTGAATCCTTATCGTGGTAATGTCTTTATGGAAGTAGAGCTAGATGCAGATGGTAAGCCTCAATTGGACAATGATTCTATTGCGCCAGGTCGTTTAAAATATAAAGAGTTAGATGCGGATGAAATCGCTACTAGAAGAAACTTCCAGTTCTCTAACGTTATTAACCATTTAGATGGTGATGCTCAATCTGAAGCTACTTACGAATATGGAAAGCACAGTTTGGTTTCTGACAAATCTCGTGTTTATAAAGGTGGTGCTTGGAATGATAGAGCTTATTGGATGTCTCCAGGTACTAGACGTTTCTTAGAAGAAGATAAATCATCTGCTTACTTAGGTTTCCGTTGTGCGATGACTCGTACAGGATCTCCAAAAGGAAATGGTGCTCCTGGTGGAAATCAAATTAGAACGACTAAACGTCAAACGAAGAGAAGATATTAA